From the Periophthalmus magnuspinnatus isolate fPerMag1 chromosome 1, fPerMag1.2.pri, whole genome shotgun sequence genome, one window contains:
- the LOC117387669 gene encoding caspase-6-like isoform X1, translated as MSGVIGQDIQGSVAMDSMTTTDSAAASKNVTETDAWRTLTLDPGEEYKMTRKRRGLAIIFNQEHFYWRMGLPIRYGTNADRYNLEKRLKALNFEVKAYENLKQMEILDVLSEAAQSNHSDADCFMLIFLSHGEQDHIYAFDGKISIQDVTAMFKGDKCQSLAGKPKIIILQACRGDKHDNPVKPCDDVDNVIKSNEVVVDASAVHTLPAGADFVMCYSVAEGYYSHRETVNGSWYIQDFCELIDKYGDSLEFTELLTLVNRKVSMRSVYNCNDRNAIGKKQVPCFASMLTKKLYFRPKPAEK; from the exons ATGTCAGGTGTGATAGGACAAGACATACAGG GGAGTGTGGCCATGGACAGCATGACCACTACGGACAGTGCCG CAGCCTCAAAGAATGTGACAGAGACAGATGCTTGGAG GACCTTAACACTGGATCCGGGTGAGGAGTATAAAATGACCCGGAAAAGACGAGGACTTGCAATTATTTTCAATCAAGAACACTTCTACTGGCGTATGGGATTGCCCATAAGATATGGAACTAATGCTGATCGTTATAATTTAGAAAaaag ACTCAAAGCCTTGAATTTTGAAGTCAAGGCTTATGAAAATTTAAAACAGATGGAGATATTGGATGTACTAAGTGAAG CTGCACAGTCCAACCACTCCGATGCGGACTGCTTTATGCTCATCTTTCTGAGTCATGGTGAACAAGATCATATTTATGCATTTGATGGAAAGATCAGCATTCAAGACGTGACTGCCATGTTCAAAGGCGACAAGTGTCAGAGTCTTGCAGGAAAACCCAAAATCATCATATTGCAG GCGTGTCGTGGAGATAAACACGATAACCCTGTGAAACCTTGTGATGATGTGGACAATGTGATAAAATCCAATGAGGTGGTGGTCGATGCCAGTGCTGTTCACACGTTGCCTGCAGGGGCAGACTTCGTCATGTGCTACTCAGTTGCTGAAG GTTATTATTCCCATCGAGAGACCGTTAATGGATCTTGGTATATTCAAGATTTTTGTGAGCTGATTGATAAGTATGGAGATTCTCTTGAGTTCACCGAGTTGCTCACCCTGGTCAACAGGAAGGTGTCCATGAGGAGTGTGTATAACTGTAACGATCGCAATGCTATTGGGAAGAAGCAGGTGCCTTGTTTTGCCTCGATGCTCACCAAAAAGCTGTACTTTAGACCAAAACCAGCTGAAAAGTAA
- the pla2g12a gene encoding group XIIA secretory phospholipase A2: MHCQGSVCVFVVSLYFIGFQRHVSAFQQEPQTPDWRLTLKTIRNGIHKIDSVLNAALDLFGGDDGSCHHSCSDGYKPEPRPGYKPPPPNGCGSPLFWFQFDIGIPSMTKCCNQHDRCYDTCGRKKRDCDEQFQDCLETICRKLQRAFGLTHNVQACESAVTLLFDAVMHLGCKPYLDSQRESCVCQYEMKKEL, encoded by the exons ATGCACTGTCAAggctctgtttgtgttttcgTGGTAAGTTTGTATTTCATTGGATTTCAACGACATGTCTCCGCCTTCCAACAAGAGCCACAGACTCCGGACTGGAGATTGACTTTAAAAACTATTCGCAATGGCATACACAAGATTGACTCAGTCCTAAACGCAGCGCTGGATCTGTTTGGAGGCGATGACGGCTCGTGTCACCACAGCTGCAGTGATG GGTACAAGCCAGAACCTCGCCCTGGTTATAAACCGCCGCCCCCCAATGGATGTGGGTCCCCACTGTTTTGGTTTCAG TTTGACATAGGCATTCCATCCATGACTAAATGCTGCAACCAGCATGACCGCTGCTATGACACCTGTGGTCGAAAGAAGAGAGACTGTGATGAGCAGTTCCAAGATTGTCTTGAGACCATCTGCAGAAAACTGCAAAGAGCTTTTGGACTGACCCACAACGTTCAAG CTTGTGAGTCAGCCGTGACTTTGCTCTTCGATGCAGTCATGCACTTGGGCTGTAAACCATACCTGGACAGTCAACGAGAGTCCTGTGTGTGCCAGTATGAAATGAAGAAAGAACTGTAA
- the dnajb14 gene encoding dnaJ homolog subfamily B member 14 codes for MEGNRDEAEKCIKIATRALDAGDREKALKFLYKAEKLYPTDTAKDLLDALTKNGSSAGNGAYRRRPADHSQGAGAQPESENHEQGGPETKGFTREQVEGVQRIKRCKDFYDVLGVSKDASEDELKRAYRKLALKFHPDKNHAPGATDAFKKIGNAYAVLSNADKRRQYDVSGGEEPSGTSHTNGGGFDFHRGFEADITPEDLFNMFFGGGFPSSSPHTFSNGRSSYSHHTNRHERTNDRGDGGFSMFIQIMPVLVLILVSVLSQMMVSPSPYSLYARPSTSQTIKRQTENLHVDYYVTKEFKSDFKGSALQQIEKSVEEDYVSNVRNNCWKERQTKTDLLYAAKVYRDDRMRKKAELMTMDNCKELDRLNNIFRGG; via the exons atggAAGGCAACAGGGACGAggctgaaaaatgtataaaaatcgCCACAAGGGCACTGGATGCAGGCGACAGAGAGAAAGCACTGAAGTTTCTCTACAAAGCAGAGAAGCTGTATCCAACTGACACAGCCAAAG ATTTGTTGGATGCATTGACGAAAAATGGGAGCTCTGCAGGAAATGGTGCTTATCGCAGGAGACCAGCAGACCATTCACAAGGTGCTGGTGCACAGCCAGAAAGCGAGAACCACGAACAAGGGGGCCCGGAGACAAAGGGCTTCACCAGGGAGCAGGTGGAAGGGGTTCAAAG GATAAAACGGTGTAAGGATTTCTATGATGTCCTTGGTGTCAGCAAAGATGCCAGTGAAGATGAGCTAAAGAGAGCTTACAGAAAACTAGCCCTGAAGTTTCATCCAGATAAAAACCATGCTCCAGGAGCCACTGACGCCTTTAAAA AGATTGGTAATGCTTATGCAGTACTCAGTAACGCAGACAAACGCCGGCAGTATGATGTGTCCGGCGGGGAGGAGCCCAGTGGCACCAGTCACACAAACGGAGGAGGCTTTGATTTCCACAGAGGCTTCGAGGCCGACATCACCCCGGAAGACCTTTTCAATATGTTCTTTGGAGGCGGATTTCCTTCGT CAAGTCCACATACTTTTAGCAATGGCAGATCTAGTTACAGTCATCACACAAACAGGCATGAAAGAACAAACGATAGAGGAGAT gGAGGTTTTTCAATGTTCATTCAGATCATGCCAGTCTTAGTCCTAATTTTAGTGTCAGTACTTAGTCAGATGATGGTTTCTCCTTCACCATACAGTCTCTATGCTAGACC GTCCACAAGTCAGACCATAAAGCGACAAACAGAAAACCTACATGTCGACTATTATGTCACAAAAGAGTTCAAGTCTGACTTCAAAGGCTCCGCGCTACAGCAGATAGAGAAAAGTGTTGAAGAAGACTATGTATCAAATGTCAGAAATAATTGTTGGAAGGAGCGACAGACAA AAACAGACCTGCTGTATGCTGCTAAGGTCTACAGGGACGACCGCATGCGCAAGAAAGCAGAACTCATGACCATGGATAACTGCAAGGAGTTAGACagattaaataatatttttagggGTGGATGA
- the LOC117387669 gene encoding caspase-6-like isoform X2: MSGVIGQDIQGSVAMDSMTTTDSAASKNVTETDAWRTLTLDPGEEYKMTRKRRGLAIIFNQEHFYWRMGLPIRYGTNADRYNLEKRLKALNFEVKAYENLKQMEILDVLSEAAQSNHSDADCFMLIFLSHGEQDHIYAFDGKISIQDVTAMFKGDKCQSLAGKPKIIILQACRGDKHDNPVKPCDDVDNVIKSNEVVVDASAVHTLPAGADFVMCYSVAEGYYSHRETVNGSWYIQDFCELIDKYGDSLEFTELLTLVNRKVSMRSVYNCNDRNAIGKKQVPCFASMLTKKLYFRPKPAEK, encoded by the exons ATGTCAGGTGTGATAGGACAAGACATACAGG GGAGTGTGGCCATGGACAGCATGACCACTACGGACAGTGCCG CCTCAAAGAATGTGACAGAGACAGATGCTTGGAG GACCTTAACACTGGATCCGGGTGAGGAGTATAAAATGACCCGGAAAAGACGAGGACTTGCAATTATTTTCAATCAAGAACACTTCTACTGGCGTATGGGATTGCCCATAAGATATGGAACTAATGCTGATCGTTATAATTTAGAAAaaag ACTCAAAGCCTTGAATTTTGAAGTCAAGGCTTATGAAAATTTAAAACAGATGGAGATATTGGATGTACTAAGTGAAG CTGCACAGTCCAACCACTCCGATGCGGACTGCTTTATGCTCATCTTTCTGAGTCATGGTGAACAAGATCATATTTATGCATTTGATGGAAAGATCAGCATTCAAGACGTGACTGCCATGTTCAAAGGCGACAAGTGTCAGAGTCTTGCAGGAAAACCCAAAATCATCATATTGCAG GCGTGTCGTGGAGATAAACACGATAACCCTGTGAAACCTTGTGATGATGTGGACAATGTGATAAAATCCAATGAGGTGGTGGTCGATGCCAGTGCTGTTCACACGTTGCCTGCAGGGGCAGACTTCGTCATGTGCTACTCAGTTGCTGAAG GTTATTATTCCCATCGAGAGACCGTTAATGGATCTTGGTATATTCAAGATTTTTGTGAGCTGATTGATAAGTATGGAGATTCTCTTGAGTTCACCGAGTTGCTCACCCTGGTCAACAGGAAGGTGTCCATGAGGAGTGTGTATAACTGTAACGATCGCAATGCTATTGGGAAGAAGCAGGTGCCTTGTTTTGCCTCGATGCTCACCAAAAAGCTGTACTTTAGACCAAAACCAGCTGAAAAGTAA
- the LOC117387566 gene encoding calcium uniporter protein, mitochondrial-like: MASLRMVGKVTLGLLGALHPPRAALRNAPPITLFHQVHHRGILRGQRQAFFCSAASPSSDVSLKYKYDRLVLEVLLPSRNEKCVFFLRPMLMNVGDLISDLQKEDPGVSASVLSKDGERVANSTLLETLLDKDFKLVINDNVHDVHSPEKVAISSEHALELEDMKHMVHLLHTALNLPEHHLQKERELLEKLDSLKQELSPLEKMKADLSRKAEFHSSKALWTGMALLSVQGGALAWLTWWVYSWDVMEPVTYFITYATSMGAFAYYVLTKQDYIYTDAKDRQFLRYFYKGASKAKFNVTKYNSLREELAQVEDDLRRLRYPTQLQLPLEQIQIKP; the protein is encoded by the exons ATGGCTTCGTTGCGGATGGTTGGTAAAGTTACGCTGGGACTTCTGGGAGCACTTCATCCCCCTCGCGCTGCTCTCAGAAATGCTCCTCCGATTACACTTTTTCACCAG GTTCACCACAGAGGGATTTTGCGGGGACAACGCCAGGCTTTTTTCTGCAGTGCAGCCTCTCCCTCAAGTG ATGTCTCCTTGAAATACAAATATGACCGCCTGGTTCTGGAGGTGCTGCTGCCATCCAGGAatgagaagtgtgtgttcttttTGAGGCCCATGTTGATGAATGTGGGCGACCTGATCAGTGATCTGCAGAAGGAGGACCCTGGAGTCAGCGCCTCTGTGCTGTCCAAGG ATGGAGAGCGTGTTGCAAACAGTACACTCTTAGAAACTCTGCTGGACAAGGACTTCAAGCTGGTCATCAATGACAATGTGCACGATGTCCATTCTCCTGAGAAGG tGGCCATTTCCAGTGAACATGCCCTAGAGCTGGAAGACATGAAACATATGGTACATTTGCTGCACACTGCCCTAAATCTTCCAGAACATCACCTACAGAAAGAACGAGAGTTACTGGAGAAACTAGACTCACTCAAACAAGAGCTGTCCCCACTGGAGAAG ATGAAGGCCGACCTGTCCCGTAAAGCTGAGTTCCATTCCTCCAAGGCCCTGTGGACGGGGATGGCCCTGCTCTCTGTCCAGGGTGGGGCTCTGGCCTGGCTCACCTGGTGGGTCTACTCGTGGGACGTCATGGAGCCTGTCACGTATTTCATTACTTATGCCACAAGTATGGGGGCTTTTGCGTACTACGTCCTCACCAAGCAG gattatatatatacagatgcCAAGGACAGACAGTTTCTGCGATACTTTTACAAAGGTGCTTCCAAGGCAAAGTTTAATGTGACAAAGTACAACAGTCTAAGAGAAGAACTGGCACAG GTAGAGGATGATCTGAGACGTCTGAGATACCCCACTCAACTTCAGCTACCACTGGAACAAATTCAAATAAAGCCATGA